GATGGCGGAGATCAGCGAGACGGCCGCCTTGGAGTAGTAGGCCCCTCCCCGCTCCTCCAGCAGCTTGGGCTTCTCATGCAACTGGGGATCCCGGTACATCTCCATCAGCTGGCGCTCGATCTCGATGACCTCCTCCCCGCGCGTCTTCTTCGCCTTAAGCTGCTTCTCCAGCACCCGATCCCGGTTGTAATAGTAGTTCAGGTACCCACACGGGATGCACTGCAGGGTCTCCAGCAGCTCCGCCGAGAACCCCCAATCATCGTCCTCACGCCGGCGGGCCTCCTCTACTGCCTTCTGGAAGACCTGATCCCAGACGTCCCGGCCGTCTACCCAGGCCCCTCGCAGCCAGTTGAGATGGTTCAGCCCCACGTGATCGATGGTGACGCGCCGTCGGTCCACGCCGAATTCCTTCGCCAGGCGCATCTCGATCCCGATGGGAAGGTTGCACAGACCGATCACGGAGATCTCACTGTAGCGTAGCAACGCCTCCGTGATGAGCCCGGACGGATTGGTGAAGTTCACCAGGAAAGCGCCCGGCGCGGCCAACCGCTGAATATCCCGGGCGATGTCCAGGAGGACCGGGATCGTGCGCAACGCCTTGGCAAACCCGCCCGGCCCCGTGGTCTCCTGGCCGATGACGCCGAAGCGCAGGGGGATCTTCTCATCCTGCACCCGGGCGGCCATCTGCCCCACACGAATCTGCGTGATGATGTAATGCGCCCCCTCGAGGGCCCTCTGGCGGTCGGTGGTCAATTCCAACTCGACGCTCACGCCCGCCGCCTGCAACATGCGCTCCGTCAACCCGCCCACGATGCTCAGCCGCTGCTCGTCGATGTCCATCATGGCGATGCGGGCCACGTTCAACTCCTCGCGGGCCTCCACGAACCCCTCAATCAGCTCGGGCGTGTACGAACTTCCCGCCCCGATCACGGCGACCTTCAGATCACGACTCATTTCTCACCCAACCTCCTCA
Above is a window of Chloroflexota bacterium DNA encoding:
- a CDS encoding 6-phospho-beta-glucosidase — protein: MSRDLKVAVIGAGSSYTPELIEGFVEAREELNVARIAMMDIDEQRLSIVGGLTERMLQAAGVSVELELTTDRQRALEGAHYIITQIRVGQMAARVQDEKIPLRFGVIGQETTGPGGFAKALRTIPVLLDIARDIQRLAAPGAFLVNFTNPSGLITEALLRYSEISVIGLCNLPIGIEMRLAKEFGVDRRRVTIDHVGLNHLNWLRGAWVDGRDVWDQVFQKAVEEARRREDDDWGFSAELLETLQCIPCGYLNYYYNRDRVLEKQLKAKKTRGEEVIEIERQLMEMYRDPQLHEKPKLLEERGGAYYSKAAVSLISAIENDKKEVHVVNTLNRGAVPDLPPDVVVEIPCVVGAGGARPLVTAPMAPEILGLTQQVKAYEVLAAKAGAEGDRRAALQALLAHPLVPSFSVAQGLLDALLEANRPFLPQFFGESSKSS